TAATTGTTGTATTTTTTTCTGCAACAATAGATAAGATTTCTTTTTTAGAAATTGGTTTTATTTCTTGCGCTTGCACAAACAATGCATTTGCAAACAAAGAAAGTAGGGTTATGTATAGTGTATTTTTCATGTATGTTCTATTATCTAGTACAAAAGTAAGTTTAGAATACATGGTGGTCTGTAACTTATGTTACATGCTATAAAACCTTTTCCATTAAAAAAGCACTCTAAAAAGAGTGCTTTTTGGTATAATCGAAGTAAAACTTTAATTACATTGTTCTTGACTACCTAAAATTATACTCTCATATTCATTTTGAGATAAAAACTGAGGAGTATAAGAATCTCCTGCTTTATCAATACCTTTAATAAAGCTTCTTAAATGGTTTCTAGAACCACATTTTAAATTTTCGAAAACAGTTATTAAAGATGAATTATTAGTAGCATCAATATACTCTTGTAAATCTACAATATCTAAATCTTCAATAGTAGCCCCAATTTGATAGGCATGAGATGCACTTATAGCTCCATCTACTTTAAATTGATTATAATAATCTTGAAGACCTTTGTTTTTAAATTCACCAATAGGCAAAATAGTAAACTCAATGTGATACTCAACTAATAGTTTCTGAATAGCATCCATATGAGTTTGCTCACTATCTTTAATATTAGCAAATTGATTTATAGTCCAAACATCATTTAAATAGATATAGGTATCTCTTGCTAATTTTTCTTCTTCTAACATAAATAATAAAGAAGCTTTGTCTGCATCAATTAAAACTTGCTCTGTAGCATCTTCATTAACAGTATTAATAGTATCGTTATCATTACATGCGTAAAAAAAAGTAAGCACTATTATTGTTATTACAATAGGTAATTGGTGCTTTTGATTAAAATTTTTCATCTTGTCTCATTTAAAATTAATTATTAAATTTCAACAATAAAAAACAATTGTAAAGCCACAAATGTTACATAGTTAAACAAAAAAGAGAGCATAAAGCTCTCTTTTTTTTCAAGATATTGAAACCAACCAACATCTTTAACCAACTAAAACTGATAACCACATCAATTTACTTTTCTAGTTCCTCCGTGCCCTCCAGCTACAACAAGCATTATTTTTATACTTAAATAAATAAATTTGAAAAACTGAATGATAGGATTCATCATTTTAAATCTTTGATATCTTGATATTCTTTGTGTCATTTTGTTTGTGTTTTGTTTTTTATAAAAACTGATGATTGCCAAGGTGAACTAAATATTATTCTGGAATCAACCACCAAAACGGACGCATTTTAGCTTTATAAATAAAGGCATAATGCAATGCTAATTTTAACCAATGCCCTGCTAAACCTATTTCTCCAAAAGTTTTACCTAATTGTCTTCCTTTTGTTTTTGGATACTTTTCATAATCTGGCACAATTGGAAACGTTGTAATGCTTACACCACTTCCGGATGTAAGTCCGTAACCAGCAGATGCAATACAAGCTGCACCCATATTGCCCATAGATCCTTTATGAGAAAGTACTTCTTTTCCTTTCTTTATTGAATCTATAATATTATCTGCTACTATTATTGCTGTAATACCAGAAGGCATACCTGTTCTTGGTGGTGCAGGAGAAATAACCGTTCCGTTTTTACTTGTTCTTGGTTTAGAAATTGCATGCGGAGGTGCAAAGGCAATTCCGGGTGCAAAAATATTTTTATAACTTGGGTTTTGATACGTTTCTGGCCAATCTTTTACAGACCATTCTTCATAAGGCTTTGGTGTATAATCTGCATCTACTAACATAAAGCCTTTAAAGAGTTTTTCTGTTATCTCTTTATTATTTTTATCATAAGCTTTAAACCCATGCCCCGAAAATGAAGGAATTAGCATGGCAAAATCATACGTTTCTGACTTAAATTCTCCATCTAAATTTTCATAATGTGCTATACCGTCTTCAATTTTATTTACACCTGCGCCAAGTATCCATTTAATGTCTCTGTCTTCAAAAATCATTTCAACCATTTCATGAGATTTCATGGTCATCCCTCCGTAGCTTAACAACATACCATCCATCCCAAAATCACCTAATTGATATTCATTAGAAATCCATGTAATTTCTGCCAAATCACGTACATTATGTTTGTGTAATTCTCGCTCTACATTTAAAATATATTCGAAAGCAGCTCCTTGACAAGTAGATTTTCCGTGACCTGTACCAATTAAAATTTTAGCTTTTTTACCTTTTTTCATTTCTTGAATTAAGGCTTCTAACCCTGCCCAAGCATGATCTGCATGTGTATAAGTACAAACCGAAAAAGTTTTGTTTTTTCCGGGGATTAAGCCTTCTGTAGCTTCAAAATTTAATTTAGGTCCTGTGGCATTAATCAAATAATCGTAGGTTACTTTTTCTTGCTTACCTTTGTTTTCTCCAACTACATATTCTGCTAAAACATATGGTTTATCTTCTGTTTTATCGCCTTCAGGAAAAAAAGAAATTGCTTTTGCTTGTTTAAAACCTATGCCTTTCTTTTTATATAAAGGTGCTAAAGGAAAATAGATTTTTTCTGATTTCATTCTACCAATTCCTACCCAAATATTAGAAGGAACCCATTGATAGTTACTATTAGGAGAAACCACAACAACTTCGTGTTTTTTAGATAGCTTTCTGCGTAAATGAGCCGCAGCAACATGACCAGAAATACCTGCCCCTAAGATCACAATTTTAGACATTCTTTTAATTTTAAGTAAAGGTAATTTCAAC
The nucleotide sequence above comes from Polaribacter butkevichii. Encoded proteins:
- a CDS encoding DUF2202 domain-containing protein, with translation MKNFNQKHQLPIVITIIVLTFFYACNDNDTINTVNEDATEQVLIDADKASLLFMLEEEKLARDTYIYLNDVWTINQFANIKDSEQTHMDAIQKLLVEYHIEFTILPIGEFKNKGLQDYYNQFKVDGAISASHAYQIGATIEDLDIVDLQEYIDATNNSSLITVFENLKCGSRNHLRSFIKGIDKAGDSYTPQFLSQNEYESIILGSQEQCN
- a CDS encoding NAD(P)/FAD-dependent oxidoreductase; amino-acid sequence: MSKIVILGAGISGHVAAAHLRRKLSKKHEVVVVSPNSNYQWVPSNIWVGIGRMKSEKIYFPLAPLYKKKGIGFKQAKAISFFPEGDKTEDKPYVLAEYVVGENKGKQEKVTYDYLINATGPKLNFEATEGLIPGKNKTFSVCTYTHADHAWAGLEALIQEMKKGKKAKILIGTGHGKSTCQGAAFEYILNVERELHKHNVRDLAEITWISNEYQLGDFGMDGMLLSYGGMTMKSHEMVEMIFEDRDIKWILGAGVNKIEDGIAHYENLDGEFKSETYDFAMLIPSFSGHGFKAYDKNNKEITEKLFKGFMLVDADYTPKPYEEWSVKDWPETYQNPSYKNIFAPGIAFAPPHAISKPRTSKNGTVISPAPPRTGMPSGITAIIVADNIIDSIKKGKEVLSHKGSMGNMGAACIASAGYGLTSGSGVSITTFPIVPDYEKYPKTKGRQLGKTFGEIGLAGHWLKLALHYAFIYKAKMRPFWWLIPE